The Microbacterium horticulturae region TGGGCCTGGGCTTCGTGTTCGGGTACTTCACGACCTCGATCAAGGGGATCCTCGAAGACAACCCGGCCGTGCAGCACGTGCTGGCCGCCGGCGCGACGTCGCCGGGCGAGCTCATCTCGGCGTTCGTGGTCACCGTGCTCTCGCTCGTGGGCATCCTCGCGGCGATCCCGGGTATCCAGATCATGCTCAAGGTGCGTGCCGAAGAGCTCGCCGACCGCGTCGAGCCCCTGCTGGCCGGTAGCGTTCCACGCGCGCGGTACTACGGCGGCAACGTCGTGATCGCCCTTCTCGCGCCAGCCGTGTCTTTGCTGCTCGCGGGCCTCCTTATAGCGACGCTCGCGAGCACCGCCGACATCGGCGTGGACTTCGGTGACGTCGTGCTGCAGGCCGCGGCCACGATACCCGCCGTGTGGACGGTCGTGGCGTTCTCGGTGTTCGTGATCGGTGCGCGGCCACAGGTGCTGCTGGCGGCCTGGCTCGGAGTCCTGGCGTCGTTTGCGCTCACGCTGCTGGGCCCGACATTCAAGCTGTGGGACGGGATCCTCGCCATCAGCCCGTTCTGGCACGTGCCGAACGTCACCGATGAGTCGATGGACGGGATGGGACTCGTCTGGACCAGTCTGGTGACGCTGCTGTTCCTCGTGGTCGGGTTCGCCGGGTTCCGACGCCGCGACCTCGCGGTGAGCTGACGCGGCGACCTGACATCGTCACGCCGTCAGGCGCTCGATCAGCTCGTGGTAGCGCGCGGCGGTGCGCTCGACGATCTCGTCGGGCAGTACCGGCGGCTCGCCGGTCTTGTCCCAGTGCGCCGAAAGCCAGTCGCGCACTATCTGCTTGTCGAAGCTCGCCATGCGCTCGGCCGGAGTCGTGCCGGTGCGCCAGGCCTCGGCATCCCAGTACCGGGACGAATCCGCGGTGAGCACCTCGTCGGCGAGGGTCATCGTGCCTGCGGCATCCACCCCGAACTCGAACTTGGTGTCCGCGAGGATCAACCCGCGCTCCTCGGCGGTGGCCGCCGCGCGGTTGTAGATGTCGAGCGAGAGCGTGCGCGCGCTTTCGGCATGCTCGGTGCCGACGAGCTCGACGGCGCGCTCGAAGGAGATGTTCTCGTCGTGCTCACCCTGCGGCGCCTTGTACGCGGGGGTGAAGATGGGGGCGGGCAGCCGGTCGCCGTTCTGCAATCCGTCGGGAAGATGGATGCCGCACACGGTCTGGCTTGCCTGGTATTCGCTCCAGCCCGACCCGGTGAGATATCCGCGTACTACGCACTCGATGGGCAGCATGTCGAGCGCCCGCACGACCATTGCACGACCCGCGACCTCGGCCGGGGCCTCGGCGTCCGCGATGAGATGGTTCGGGATCGGTGCGCCACCGTCACCGCCTGCGAGCCGGTTGAACCACCAGAGGCTGAGCGTGGTGAGCAGCTCGCCCTTGCCGGGGATCGGCGGCTCGAGCATGAAGTCGAACGAGCTCACCCGGTCGCTCGCGACGACCAGCAGCTTCTCCGGCTTGGCACCCTCGGCGGTGCTTTCGGGCACGTACAGGTCGCGCACCTTTCCGGAGTAGGTGTGCGTCCAACCGGGAAGTTCTTGGGGGGTGCTCACGTGTTCATCTTCCCACGAGGGGTGTATAGTCCATGTGGACTAATCGACATGGAGTGATGATGGATGCTGTGCTCACGCCCCTCGGCGTGCTCGTGCTCGCGCTGCTGCGCGAGGGCGACATGCACCCGTACGAGATGATGCGTCTGCTGCGCCAGCGACGTGAAGACCGCATGGTCAAGATCACGAACGGCACCTTCTACCACACGGTGTCGCGCCTCGAGCAGCAGGGGCTCATCGCCGAGGTGGGCGTCGATCGCGATGGCAACCGGCCCGAGCGCACGACCTACACGCTGACCGGGGCGGGGCCGGTGGCGCTCGAAGACTGGGTGCGCCTGCACCTGGGACGCGGAGACGACACGCAGAAATACCGGGTCGCGCTCAGTGAGGCCCACAACCTCGACCGCGCGGAGGCCATTGAGCTTCTCACCGCGCATCGCGATGCGCTCGCCGCGGAATACGCCGCCATGGCATCGGGGTTGCACAACGCGCGGGCTCGTCCCGTCTCCGAGCAGTACCTCATCGAGCTCGATCGGTACGCTGCACTGCTGCGCGCCGATCTGGATTGGACCGACTCCCTCCTCGCCCGAATGGCGAGTGAGGACTTCCCCTGGGGTGTCGGCGCTCTCACTCCTGAGAACCGCGCCGTCCACGAAGCCATGCGAAAGGCAGCTCAGCAGTGACCGAAACGACTTCCGCGGCGCAGTCCGCGGCATCCACTCCACGCGGCCATCAGCCGCGCAGCCCGTGGCCGGCCCTGTGGGCCATGGTCATCGGGTTCTTCATGATCCTTCTCGACACGACCATCGTGTCGGTGGCGAACCCCGCCATCAAGGCCGCGCTCGACCCCGACACCGCCAACCTCGACAACGTCGTGTGGGTCACGAGCGCGTACCTGCTCGGCTATGCGGTGCCGCTGCTGATCACGGGCCGCCTCGGCGACCGGTTCGGCCCGAAGAACCTCTACCTGATCGGCCTGACGATCTTCACGCTCGCCTCGCTGGGCTGCGGTCTGTCGTCGAGTCTGACGATACTCATCGTGTTCCGCGCGATACAGGGCGTGGGCGCGTCGATGCTGACCCCACAGACGATGGCGGTCATCACGCGGACCTTCCCGCCGAACCAGCGCGGTGCGGCCATGGGTCTGTGGGGCGCCACCTCGGGCGTCGCCATGCTCGTCGGCCCGCTGGCCGGCGGCCTGCTGGTCGACGGCTTCGGCTGGGAGTGGATCTTCTTCGTCAACCTGCCGGTCGGCGTCGTGGCGTTCGTCCTGGCGTGGATCCTCGTGCCGAAGCTCCCCACCCACGACCACAAGTTCGACATGGTCGGCGTGTTCTTGTCGGCGGCCGCACTGTTCTTCATCGTGTTCGGCCTGCAGGAGGGCGAGAAGTACGACTGGGGCGCGATCTGGGGGCCCATCACCGTGTGGCAGCTGATCGCACTGGGTGTGGTGCTGCTGGGCGTGTTCATCTGGCAGCAGGCCAAGACCCGCAGTGAGGCGCTCGTGCCGCTGAAGCTGTTCCTCGACCGCAACTTCTCGGTCTCGAACCTCGGCATTGCGATCGTCGGATTCACCGTGACGAGCATGACGCTGCCGATGATGTTCTTCATTCAGCTCGCGCGCGGGCTGACGCCGACCGAGGCGGCGCTGCTGCAGATTCCGATGGCGGTGCTCGCGGGTGTGCTCGCACCGTTCGCGGGCAAGCTGCTCGACCGCACCGACTCGCGGTTCCTGCTGGTGCCGGGTCTCGCGCTGTTCGCCGGATCGCTGTTCTGGTACGTCGCGCTGACGAACATGGACACCCCGATCTGGATGTTCCTGCTTCCCTCGGCCATGATGGGCATCGGCAGCGCGGGAGTGTGGGGGCCGCTGGCCACGACCGCGACGCGCAATCTGCCGCCGCGTCAGGCCGGCGCCGGTTCGGGCATCTACAACACGACGCGCACCATGGGTTCGGTGCTGGGCTCATCGGCGATTGCAGCGTTCATGCAGGGACGGCTCGAGGCCAACCTGCCGGGTGCGTCGGATGCGACCGGAGGCTTCGGCTCGGGCGGACAGCTGCCCGACGCCATCGCCGGCCCGTTCGCCGACGCGATGGCGCAGACCATGTTGATGCCGGCGATCGTGGTCGCGGCGGGCGTGATCGTCGTGCTCTTCATGAAGGATGCCCGCGCATCCAAGGCCGCGGAGTGGGAGCACCACTAGGCACGTGATGCGGGCAGTGGATGCCGTGGCTCGAGGTTCTGGGTCGCGGCATCCACTTTTCGCATGGGCGGGGCGCGTCGACGCGGTTTTCAGTCGTCACAGATGACCGTTTTTTGTGGGGAGAACGGTAATCCGTGACGACCCAAATCTGCGCGCCTTCTGTTATGTCGCAGGACATTGGTGACAGTTCTGTATCAGGACATCGGTGACATTTCGGGGGGTTTGGTGGTGACACTTCTCCTGGAATTGGTGGGTGAGTAGCAATCAGCCTGTCGATGCCCGTGTCCGTCTCGCGATCGCCCAGTGGCCAGTGGACGCCCCGCGTGGGTCGGTGACCTCGTTCTGTGCTGAGCACGGTCTTTCCCGGAAGACGTTCTACGCGATCCGTGCCCGTGCCCGGGCGGAGGGACAAGCCGCGGCGCTGGAGCCGCGGTCGCGGCGGCCGCGGTCCTCCCCGACCGCGTTTGGGGAGGACGTGAAGCAGCAGGCGCTGGGCGTGCGTGCCGCGCTGGAGGCATCGGGGCTGGACCATGGTCCGATCAGCGTGCACGACAAGATGACCGCGCTGGGCATGCACGCACCGTCCACGGCGTCGCTGGCGCGGATCTTCCGGGAGAAGGGTGCTGCCCGGCACGAGCCGAAGAAGAAGCCCCGTTCTGCGTACCGCCGGTTTGTTTATCCGGCACCGAACGCGTGCTGGCAGCTGGATGCGACCGAGTACGTGCTCACCGGTGGCCGTACGTGCGTGATCTTCCAGCTTCAGGACGACCATTCCCGGGTCGCGGTCGCGTCCCACGTCGCCCCCGGAGAGACCAGCGAGGGCGCGTTGGCCGTGTTCAAGAAGGGCGTGGCCGCTCGCGGGGTGCCGCAGCGGCTCCTCACCGACAACGGGGTAGCGCTGAACCCGACCCGACGCGGTTGGGAAGGTCAGCTGGTGAGCTTCGCCACGTCCCTCGGGGTGGAAGCGATCACCGGGAAGCCGTACAAGCCGACCACGCAAGGCAAGAACGAACGGTTCCATCAGACCCTGTTCCGCTGGCTGGACAAGCAGCCCATCGTCGAGTCGATTCAACAGCTCCAGGAGCAGGTCGACCGGTTCGACGTGATCTACAACACCGAACGCCCCCATCAAGGACTGCCGGGACGGGTGACCCCGCAGCACGCATGGGATGCCACCCCTCTCGCCGAGCCACCCCGACCCAAGCCCGCGCCCGTCGAACCGGTCGTGCCCGTCGCCCGCGCCAAGCCTGACGGCCTAGCCGGGCACCCACCACACCGTCCCAGGGCCGGCGTCATCCGGACGGGGGAGCACGGTCACAGCAACGTGATCGTCCCCGCCAACGGCGCCGTGCGCGTGCGGATGATCCTGTTCAACATCAGCAGCCGCAGGGCAGGACAGAGGATCCACGCCATCTGGGACCCGCTCGGCGTCGTCTTCGCCGACCGCCACGGCGAAGTCATCGCCGAGCACCCCTGGCCACCCCACGGCACCCGCTACGTGAGCAGCGGCGCCCGCCGCGGACGTCCCCTCACCCAACCCACACAACACGAACCGTCACCGATGTCCTGATACATGAAGCGTCACCGATCTCCTGATACAGAACCGTCACCGATGTCCTGAGACATCACAATCTGCGCGCCTTCTTCAGTCGCCACAGATGACCGTTTTTTGTGGGGAGAACGGTAATCCGTGACGACTGAGCTCACGCGGTGAGGTGTGTATCTCAGGACATCGGTGACACTCGATGTGGCAGGAGAGGACGTCCCGCCCAGGACGCCCAGGACGCCGAGGGCGGTCTGATGCCCGCTCCCCGGTCTCGACTTGCGGCCGCGCGGCCGCGCCCGCCCTGTTCAGCAGTCGCCTTCTGCGGGCCCGTAGGAGTCTTGGCTGCAGAAGCGGACTGCTGAACGACGGGCGCCGACCCGCTGCGTGCCGCGGTGCCGCCGCCCGAGACATACCGCGCCGACGGTCTCGCTCAGTCGGGGTCGGAAGGGTCGATGGGAGCGTGATGGTCCCAGGCCTCGACGCCGTGGCGCCAGTAACCACTGACCGAGAACTGCTCGCGCGGCAGCTCGAGTGTGTGGCGCAGATGGCGGCGCAGAGGGACGAGGGCGGATGCCTCGCCCGCGGCGAACACGTAGGTTTCGGCATCCACACCCACCGTGGTGAGCGCTGCCACGAGGTCGTCTCCCGCGGCGTGCAAACCGACCGGTCGGTTTGAGAAGCCGGAGAGGTAGGCGCGGGCGGCGTCCAGTGACGTCGAGGTGATGACCTCGACCGCGGTCGTCGCCGGGACGTCGGCGACCCAGCGACCCGCGGAGGGCAGCGAGGTTCCGTCGACGATCAGCACGACGCGTGGCGCGTTCTGCGTCGCCTGGCGCGAGCCGCGGGGGCCCACGAGCACGAGCGTGTCGCCCACCTGGGCCTTCGCGCCGAACTGCGCCGCGGGGCCGGGGCTGTCATGTCGCAGGATGTCGAGGTCGACCACGCGGCGTCCGTCTTCGTCGCGCACGTTCAGCGGCGTGAAGTCGCGGCCGAACGAGGCGCGGTCGGGGCGCACGATGCCGTCGCCGCCCTCGGCGGCCACCGGCGCGACGAGCTCGCCCGTCGTCGGGTCGGGGAAGAACGTCCGCACGTGGTCGCTGGGACCGGCATCGGGGAAGTCGCCGAAGTCGGGGCCGGTGAGTGTCACGCGCACGTACTCGTCGGTCGGACGCGAGACGGCGACGACGGTCGCCTCGCGGGCGGTGAAGCGGTTGCGTCCCCCGGCGCGGAAGAACAGCCCCTGCTCGGGGGGCGTGGTGGTTGCGGCATCCGTCATCGAATCCTCCTCGGCGTGCAGTGCGTCGGGTGCGCGGCGGGCGCGCACGACGTGCAACCCGTCAAGCCAATCATGGTTCCTGCGCTGCCGGCCCCGCGCCGGCCCTACGCGAGCGCACGCTTGTGCACGCCCGGACCGCCTTTTGGCGTGCAGAGACGTGATCTCGCGAGGGGAGGGAAGCGGATCAACCCTGGCCCGCGCGCTCAACGCCGCCCCGCCCGGGCTCGCAGCCCCACCCCAGGCCCCCGCCCGCCCGGGCTCGCAGCCCCGCCCGGGCTCCCGGCCCGCCCGGGCTCGCCGCCCCGCCCCGCTTCAGCGAGCGCGAACCGTGCGCACCGGCGCGGTCATCGGTGCAGAGCGGCCCGAGGCGATGAGTGCATCGAGCTCAGCGCGCACCTCGGCGGTGTAGGTCGGCGCGTCGAGCGTACTGGTCTCGACCTCGCCGTCGAGGTACGCGAGCATACCGTCGCGCAGCGCGGCGTCGGTCTGTTCCACGACATGGATGGTGTCGCCCGGCAACGCATCGCGCACCGACCCGAACGCCGTCGAGACGATCGGCAGGCGGCACAGCGCCGCCTCGAGCAGCACCATCGGCTGGCCCTCGTAGCGGCTGGAGAGCACGAAGCAGTCGGCCGCCGCCATGATCGCGAACGGGTTGCGCCGCAACCCCGCGAGGAACGCGGCATGCTCGAGCCCGGCATCCCGGATCTGACTTTCGAGGTCGCCGGCCAGTGGTCCGCCGCCGACGATGACCAGCCGCGCCTCGGGGTGCAGCGCGTGCACCTCGGCGAACGCGCGGATGAGGCGTGCGTGGTTCTTCTCCGTCGACAGACGCCCCACCGACACGAACCAGCGGGTCTCATGATCGGGATGCCGCAGTTCGGTCATCCACTCGGGTTCGGCCTCGTTCTCGGCCAGCAGTTCTTCGAGCGGCTCGGCCATTCCGGTGACCACGCGCTCGACGTCGGGCAGATTGCGCACGGTCGTGAAGCGGTCGGCGGCGGCGTACTCGGCCAGCGCGCCGCGGTTGAGCTCGGTCAGCCGCGGCGAGACCGACACGAGGTGGTCGAAGGCGCCGTACTGGCTGAAGACGAGCTGCAGCTTGTGGCGCAGCGGCTGACGGCCGCCGACCGTGCGCTGTTGGTCGGACGCCATCTCGTTGTGCAGCCAGATCGCGCGCGGCGCGTACGGCGAGTGCAGCAGCAGGTTCGTCCAGATGGGGCTGTAGCCGCTGAAGTCGGCGACCCAGTCGAACGTCGCCGATCCGAAGACGCGGGCCCATTCGGCGTCCCACAGCTGGGCGTGCCAGCGCTCGTCGCGGGGGGCGGGGGGCAAGCCGCGACGGTCGCGGGTGTGGCGGCGCAGCTGCAGGGCCTTCGAGCCGTTCATGCCCCCGATGCGCATCACCTGGCGCACCGCCGGATGGATGAGCGCCTGGTTCGCCAGCGTGTCGGATGCGCGGAACTTGGCCATGAGCGCGGTGACGTCGTACTTGTCGTGGTCGATGGCCGCGAGCAGGTTGAGGATCGAACTGGTGATGCCGTTCGAATGCATGCCGCCCAGGTAGAAGAGAAGGCGGATGCGCCCGTCATTGACCGCCGGTCGCACGCGCCGCCCGGTCGTGCGACCGCGGAACACGATGTCGACCACGCGCCGGGTGGCGTCGCCGTCCTCCCAGGGGGTGAAGCGCTCGGCCCACGGCGCATAGCGCTCGTGCTGGCGGCCCTCGAGCAGCTCGGCGACCAGGCTGCCGGCTTCGAACGGGTCGCTGGTCGATGGTCCCGGCAGTTCGTCGAGGGGCAGGTAGGTGCCGCGGTCGGCGGAGTAGTCGTCGGCGTCGGGCGTGAAGAACACGATGGGTCGGCCGGTCGCCAGGTAGTCGAAGAAGATCGATGAGTAGTCGGTGACGAGCGCCGATGCTGCGCCCAGCAGCACATTGGTCGGGATCGCGTTGGGAAGAAGGATGCTGCGCAGCTCGGGCCGGCCGGAAGCCGCCACATGCACGACCTGGTGCGTCTTCAGCAGCACCACATGGTCTTCGCCGACCCGTGACTGCAGCGCGCTGACCTGTACGGCCAGCGCGTCGAGGTCGTCGTCGGGGTGGCTGAACGAGGTGCCGCGCCAGGTCGGAGCGAACAGCACGATCTTGCGTCCGTTCAGCGCGATGCCGTGCTGCGCGAGCTCGCTGCGCACGTCGGCCTCCTGCGCAGGGGTGAGCCGTTGGCGGTCGATGCGGGGGTAGCCCTCTTCGATGATCTGACCCTGGTACACGTTGCGCAGCCGGTAGGCGTTCTCGTACATCGTCTCGGCCATGAACGGGTTCGCTGCCAGCACGAAGTCAGCCGAGAGCAGGTTGCGCAGCGTGTTGGCCGACTCGACGGCGCCGTTCGGCATGTCGAAGCCCATGAGCTTGAGCGGTGTGCCGTGCCAGGTGTTCAGGTACACCTGGCCGGGACGCTTGCCGAAGGCCGGCGGGAACGTCGCGTTGTTGATGAGGTAGCCGGCGGTCGAGAGCACGCGCCAGTAGTCGAACGAACTGCGCCGCACGAACGACACCCGCGGGTGCGCGGCGAACTCGGCCTCGAATCGGGCGATGGCCGCCTCATCGTCCAGTGCCCACACATGCCAGAGGTGGTCGAAGTCGGGGCGGCCCAGCAGGTGGCGGAAGATCGCCTCCGGATTGCACAGCATGCCGTTGCCGGCGAACGACTCGTAGAGCACGGTGTCGGCCTGCACCGGCTTCGACCGCGCGTAGGCGATGCGCTCGGCCTGCGCGGCCTTCTCGGCACGCGAGACGTAGCGGTTCAGTCGTTTCGGCAGGCGCGGTCTCACGACAACCGAGCGTAGACCGCCCTCCTTGTGAACCGCCTTGGGGTGTTACCTGGTTGTGATGTGAGGGATGGATGCCGCGGCGCGGCGATGGCGAGAGACCAGGTGCGCGTGCGGGGCGGCGGGCATACCCTGACCTCATGCACGCGGGACTCCACTTCTGGAATTACACGATGCCGCAGGCTGCGGCATCCATCCCCACGACGATCGCCGAGGTCGCCCGTACAGCCGAGGAGGGCGGCGTCGATCAGTTCACGGTGATGGACCATTGGTTCCAGATGGAACAGGCGGGAGATCCGGCAGAACCCATGCTCGAGGCGTTCTCGACGCTCGCGTTCGTGGCCGCGCAGACGAGCCGGATGCGGCTTGCGCCGCTGGTGGCGGGCGTGACGTACCGGCATCCCGCGCTCCTGGCCAAGACCGTGACGACGCTCGATGTGCTCAGCGCCGGCCGGGCGGCACTCGGCATCGGCGCGGCCTGGTACGAGCGCGAGCACCATGCGCTGGGGGTGCCGTATCCGGCGCTGGCCGAGCGCTTCGAACGGCTTGAAGAAGCGGTGCAGATCGCACTGCAGATGTTCGGCGACGACAACGGACCCTACGAGGGCCGCCACTACTCGCCGGCCGAGACACTGAACTCGCCTGCGGCGGTCTCGGCGCCGCATCCGCCGATCATGATCGGCGGCAAGGGCGAGCGCAAGACCCTGCGCCTCGCCGCACAGTACGCGCAGATAGTGAATCTCACCTCGGCCGACCCCGACGAGGTCGCGCATCTGCTCGACGTGCTGCGCGGGCACTGTGACGCCGTCGGCACCGACTACGACGCGATCGAGAAGCAGATCATGGGGAGCAGGCTGAACTCCGACGACGCCGCGTTCTGGCCGACGATGCAGCGCTTCGCGGACCTCGGCGTCGACCTGGTCGTGTTCGGCGTGCGCCCGAACGCGCAGCAGGCCGCGGTCGACGCGCTGGTCGAGGGCGTGGTGCCGCGACTGAAGGAGCTGTAGGCCTCAGTCCTCGATGACGCGTGCGGCGATGTCGGTGCGGTACTGGCCGCCCTCCAGGCCGATCTTCGCGATGGCCTCGTAGACGCGCTCGGTCGACTCGGCGAACGTCGTGCCCAGGGCCACGACGTTGAGCACGCGGCCGCCGGTGGCGACCAGGCCGGCGTCGGTGCGTCCGGTCGCGGCGTGCGCGACGTGCACGCCGTCGACGGCGGCTGCGGCATCCAGCCCCGAAAGCACCCGCCCGGTGATCGGCTTCGCCGGGTACCCCTCGCTGGCGAGTACCACCGTGACGGCGGTCGCCTCGGCGAAGGCCGGCTTGGGGTGGTCTTCGAGGTGGCCGGATGCCGCGGCCAGCAGCAGCTCGGACAAGGGATCGACGAGCCGCGGCAGCACGACCTGGGTCTCGGGGTCGCCGAACCGTGCGTTGAACTCGATGACCTTCACACCTTGCTCGGTGAGGATGAGTCCGGCGTAGAGCAGGCCGATGAACGGCGTGCCTTCGGCGTCGAGGTGGCGGATGACCGGCTCGGCGATCGTCTCGGTGACGTGGTCGACGAACGCGTCCTCTCCGCCGAAGCGCTCCAGCAGCCAGGGGAGGGGCGAGTAGGCGCCCATGCCGCCGGTGTTCGGGCCTTCATCACCGTCGAGCAGACGCTTGTAGTCCTGCGCGGGGCTCAGCGGCAGCACATGGTCGCCGTCGCAGAGGAA contains the following coding sequences:
- a CDS encoding phosphoribosylaminoimidazolesuccinocarboxamide synthase; amino-acid sequence: MSTPQELPGWTHTYSGKVRDLYVPESTAEGAKPEKLLVVASDRVSSFDFMLEPPIPGKGELLTTLSLWWFNRLAGGDGGAPIPNHLIADAEAPAEVAGRAMVVRALDMLPIECVVRGYLTGSGWSEYQASQTVCGIHLPDGLQNGDRLPAPIFTPAYKAPQGEHDENISFERAVELVGTEHAESARTLSLDIYNRAAATAEERGLILADTKFEFGVDAAGTMTLADEVLTADSSRYWDAEAWRTGTTPAERMASFDKQIVRDWLSAHWDKTGEPPVLPDEIVERTAARYHELIERLTA
- a CDS encoding PadR family transcriptional regulator — encoded protein: MDAVLTPLGVLVLALLREGDMHPYEMMRLLRQRREDRMVKITNGTFYHTVSRLEQQGLIAEVGVDRDGNRPERTTYTLTGAGPVALEDWVRLHLGRGDDTQKYRVALSEAHNLDRAEAIELLTAHRDALAAEYAAMASGLHNARARPVSEQYLIELDRYAALLRADLDWTDSLLARMASEDFPWGVGALTPENRAVHEAMRKAAQQ
- a CDS encoding DHA2 family efflux MFS transporter permease subunit → MVIGFFMILLDTTIVSVANPAIKAALDPDTANLDNVVWVTSAYLLGYAVPLLITGRLGDRFGPKNLYLIGLTIFTLASLGCGLSSSLTILIVFRAIQGVGASMLTPQTMAVITRTFPPNQRGAAMGLWGATSGVAMLVGPLAGGLLVDGFGWEWIFFVNLPVGVVAFVLAWILVPKLPTHDHKFDMVGVFLSAAALFFIVFGLQEGEKYDWGAIWGPITVWQLIALGVVLLGVFIWQQAKTRSEALVPLKLFLDRNFSVSNLGIAIVGFTVTSMTLPMMFFIQLARGLTPTEAALLQIPMAVLAGVLAPFAGKLLDRTDSRFLLVPGLALFAGSLFWYVALTNMDTPIWMFLLPSAMMGIGSAGVWGPLATTATRNLPPRQAGAGSGIYNTTRTMGSVLGSSAIAAFMQGRLEANLPGASDATGGFGSGGQLPDAIAGPFADAMAQTMLMPAIVVAAGVIVVLFMKDARASKAAEWEHH
- a CDS encoding integrase core domain-containing protein, which gives rise to MSSNQPVDARVRLAIAQWPVDAPRGSVTSFCAEHGLSRKTFYAIRARARAEGQAAALEPRSRRPRSSPTAFGEDVKQQALGVRAALEASGLDHGPISVHDKMTALGMHAPSTASLARIFREKGAARHEPKKKPRSAYRRFVYPAPNACWQLDATEYVLTGGRTCVIFQLQDDHSRVAVASHVAPGETSEGALAVFKKGVAARGVPQRLLTDNGVALNPTRRGWEGQLVSFATSLGVEAITGKPYKPTTQGKNERFHQTLFRWLDKQPIVESIQQLQEQVDRFDVIYNTERPHQGLPGRVTPQHAWDATPLAEPPRPKPAPVEPVVPVARAKPDGLAGHPPHRPRAGVIRTGEHGHSNVIVPANGAVRVRMILFNISSRRAGQRIHAIWDPLGVVFADRHGEVIAEHPWPPHGTRYVSSGARRGRPLTQPTQHEPSPMS
- a CDS encoding siderophore-interacting protein, with the translated sequence MTDAATTTPPEQGLFFRAGGRNRFTAREATVVAVSRPTDEYVRVTLTGPDFGDFPDAGPSDHVRTFFPDPTTGELVAPVAAEGGDGIVRPDRASFGRDFTPLNVRDEDGRRVVDLDILRHDSPGPAAQFGAKAQVGDTLVLVGPRGSRQATQNAPRVVLIVDGTSLPSAGRWVADVPATTAVEVITSTSLDAARAYLSGFSNRPVGLHAAGDDLVAALTTVGVDAETYVFAAGEASALVPLRRHLRHTLELPREQFSVSGYWRHGVEAWDHHAPIDPSDPD
- a CDS encoding glycosyltransferase; this encodes MRPRLPKRLNRYVSRAEKAAQAERIAYARSKPVQADTVLYESFAGNGMLCNPEAIFRHLLGRPDFDHLWHVWALDDEAAIARFEAEFAAHPRVSFVRRSSFDYWRVLSTAGYLINNATFPPAFGKRPGQVYLNTWHGTPLKLMGFDMPNGAVESANTLRNLLSADFVLAANPFMAETMYENAYRLRNVYQGQIIEEGYPRIDRQRLTPAQEADVRSELAQHGIALNGRKIVLFAPTWRGTSFSHPDDDLDALAVQVSALQSRVGEDHVVLLKTHQVVHVAASGRPELRSILLPNAIPTNVLLGAASALVTDYSSIFFDYLATGRPIVFFTPDADDYSADRGTYLPLDELPGPSTSDPFEAGSLVAELLEGRQHERYAPWAERFTPWEDGDATRRVVDIVFRGRTTGRRVRPAVNDGRIRLLFYLGGMHSNGITSSILNLLAAIDHDKYDVTALMAKFRASDTLANQALIHPAVRQVMRIGGMNGSKALQLRRHTRDRRGLPPAPRDERWHAQLWDAEWARVFGSATFDWVADFSGYSPIWTNLLLHSPYAPRAIWLHNEMASDQQRTVGGRQPLRHKLQLVFSQYGAFDHLVSVSPRLTELNRGALAEYAAADRFTTVRNLPDVERVVTGMAEPLEELLAENEAEPEWMTELRHPDHETRWFVSVGRLSTEKNHARLIRAFAEVHALHPEARLVIVGGGPLAGDLESQIRDAGLEHAAFLAGLRRNPFAIMAAADCFVLSSRYEGQPMVLLEAALCRLPIVSTAFGSVRDALPGDTIHVVEQTDAALRDGMLAYLDGEVETSTLDAPTYTAEVRAELDALIASGRSAPMTAPVRTVRAR
- a CDS encoding LLM class F420-dependent oxidoreductase, producing MHAGLHFWNYTMPQAAASIPTTIAEVARTAEEGGVDQFTVMDHWFQMEQAGDPAEPMLEAFSTLAFVAAQTSRMRLAPLVAGVTYRHPALLAKTVTTLDVLSAGRAALGIGAAWYEREHHALGVPYPALAERFERLEEAVQIALQMFGDDNGPYEGRHYSPAETLNSPAAVSAPHPPIMIGGKGERKTLRLAAQYAQIVNLTSADPDEVAHLLDVLRGHCDAVGTDYDAIEKQIMGSRLNSDDAAFWPTMQRFADLGVDLVVFGVRPNAQQAAVDALVEGVVPRLKEL
- the purD gene encoding phosphoribosylamine--glycine ligase, producing MRILVLGAGAREHAIILALREESTPHEIFAAPGNAGIAQDAVVVALDANDPGAVTTYANDEHIDLVVVGPEAPLVAGVADALRERGIPVFGPGKAAAQLEGSKAFAKRVMDAAGVPTGRAVHVRTPSDVAAALDDFGAPYVVKADGLAAGKGVIVTEDRDAALAHAEQYLADAPVLIEEHLAGPEVSLFFLCDGDHVLPLSPAQDYKRLLDGDEGPNTGGMGAYSPLPWLLERFGGEDAFVDHVTETIAEPVIRHLDAEGTPFIGLLYAGLILTEQGVKVIEFNARFGDPETQVVLPRLVDPLSELLLAAASGHLEDHPKPAFAEATAVTVVLASEGYPAKPITGRVLSGLDAAAAVDGVHVAHAATGRTDAGLVATGGRVLNVVALGTTFAESTERVYEAIAKIGLEGGQYRTDIAARVIED